One genomic segment of Ictidomys tridecemlineatus isolate mIctTri1 chromosome Y, mIctTri1.hap1, whole genome shotgun sequence includes these proteins:
- the LOC144371971 gene encoding LOW QUALITY PROTEIN: uncharacterized protein LOC144371971 (The sequence of the model RefSeq protein was modified relative to this genomic sequence to represent the inferred CDS: deleted 1 base in 1 codon) translates to MLEVLRNLASIENKLDENNIEDEIKNSESILRHITSHSGHKCYNHEECEEKPREFKHYRQSLVSLKNVHTQMLIQTGEGPYESTVRGNVFSYSSDIQRHEDTHNGLQPYEYQQCGEASSSSTRVQRHMRTHSGGKPFQCEVCGKAFHFPSLFRRHERTHYGEKFYECKQDRETFISHTSLQRQRITHMGNARFKCKVCGKDFAYPSLFRRHQRTHTGEKPYECKWCRKTFSTSSYLQIHGRIHTGEKPYECKQCGKAFSTSSYLQIHGRTHTGEKPYECKQCGKVFANVSGLYQHEKIHTRDKYYECRLYGKAFASSSDLQRHRRTHTGEKSYKCKQCGKVFASSSELQRHEKTHPGEKPYECKQCGKAFATSGILHSHEKTHTGAKPYDCKQCGKAFATSGILHSHEKTYTGAKPYECKQCGKAFTKSTCLQIHGRIHTGEKPYECKQCGKAFSSFSGLHSHKKIHTGEKPYACKQCGKAFPRSYSLRRHERTHTGEKPYECKQCGKAFTRSSELHSHEKTHTGEKPYECKQCGKAFVRSRFLQIHGRTHTGEKPYECKQCGKAFSSFSGLHSHKTIHTGVKPYACKQCGKAFSRSSGLYLHKRIHTGERPYACEQCGKAFAISSGLHRHRRTHTGEKPCECKQCGNFFASSSYLPKLEKSHTGEKPYECEQCGKAFASSSDLQRHGRTHIGEKLYGCKLCVKAFVTSVQLHLHEGSHSAEKSYS, encoded by the exons atgctggaagtcctcagaaacctggcttctatag aaaacaaattggATGAAAATAATATTGAAGATGAGATCAAAAATTCTGAGAGCATTCTAAG GCACATCACATCTCACTCTGGACACAAATGCTACAACCACGAGGAATGTGAAGAGAAGCCACGTGAATTTAAACACTATAGGCAATCCCTGGTTTCTCTAAAAAATGTTCACACACAAATGTTAATACAAACTGGAGAGGGACCTTATGAAAGTACAGTACGCGGGAACGTCTTCAGTTATTCTAGTGACATTCAAAGACATGAAGATACTCATAATGGGTTGCAACCCTATGAATATCAACAATGTGGTGAAGCCTCATCTTCTTCCACACGTGTTCAAAGACACATGAGAACACACAGTGGAGGTAAACCTTTTCAAtgtgaggtatgtgggaaagcctttcatttcccttctttatttagaagacatgaaagaactcattaTGGAGAGAAattctatgaatgtaaacaagatCGTGAAACCTTTATTTCACACACAAGTCTTCAAAGGCAGAGGATCACACACATGGGGAATGCACGCTTCAAAtgtaaggtatgtgggaaagactttgctTACCCCAGTTTATTTAGAAGACATCagagaacacatactggagagaagccctatgaatgtaagtgGTGTAGAAAAACCTTTTCTACATCCagttaccttcagattcatggaagaatacatactggagagaagccctacgaatgtaagcagtgtggaaaagccttttctaCATCCAGTTACCTTCAaatacatggaagaacacatactggagagaagccctatgaatgtaagcagtgtggaaaagtcTTCGCTAATGTTTCTGGCCTTTACCAACATGAAAAAATTCATACTAGAGACAAGTACTATGAGTGTAGGCTTtatggcaaagcctttgctagttcTAGTGACCTTCAAAGGCAtagaagaacacatactggagagaagtcctataaatgtaagcagtgtggaaaagttTTTGCAAGTTCCAGTGAacttcagagacatgaaaaaactcatcctggagaaaagccctatgaatgtaagcagtgtggcaaagcctttgctacatccggtatccttcactcacatgaaaaaactcatactggagcaAAGCCCTATGactgtaagcagtgtggcaaagcctttgctacatccggtatccttcactcacatgaaaaaaCTTATACTGGAgcaaagccctatgaatgtaagcagtgtggcaaagcctttactaAATCCACTtgtcttcagattcatggaagaattcatactggagagaagccctatgaatgtaagcagtgtggaaaagccttcagtAGTTTCTCTGGCCTTCACtcacataaaaaaattcatactggagagaagccttatgcatgcaagcagtgtggcaaagcctttccTAGGTCTTATAGCCTTCGCAGACatgaaagaacacatactggggagaagccctatgaatgtaagcagtgtggcaaggCCTTTACTAGATCCAGTGAGcttcactcacatgaaaaaactcatactggagaaaagccctatgaatgtaagcagtgtgggaaagcctttgttAGATCCCGtttccttcagattcatggaagaacgcatactggagagaagccctatgagtgtaagcagtgtggaaaagccttcagtAGTTTCTCTGGCCTTCACTCACATAAAACAATTCATACTGGGGTGAAGCCTtatgcatgtaagcagtgtggcaaagccttcagtCGTTCCTCTGGCCTTTACTTACATAaaagaatccatactggagagaggccttatgcatgtgagcagtgtggcaaagcctttgctatatCCAGTGGGCTTCACAGACATAGAAGAACACATACG GGGGAGAAGCCCtgtgaatgtaagcagtgtggcaattTCTTTGCTAGTTCCAGTTACCTTCCCAAACTTGAAAAAtctcatactggagaaaagccctatgaatgtgaacaatgtggcaaagcctttgctagttcCAGTGACCTTCAAAGACATGGGAGAACACATATTGGAGAGAAGCTCTATGGTTGTAAACTATGTGTAAAAGCCTTTGTTACATCTGTTCAGCTTCACTTACATGAAGGATCCCATAGTGCAGAGAAATCGTACTCATGA